Proteins from a genomic interval of Heteronotia binoei isolate CCM8104 ecotype False Entrance Well chromosome 7, APGP_CSIRO_Hbin_v1, whole genome shotgun sequence:
- the PLEKHF2 gene encoding pleckstrin homology domain-containing family F member 2, with amino-acid sequence MVDRLANSEANTRRISIVENCFGAAGQPLTIPGRVLIGEGVLTKLCRKKPKARQFFLFNDILVYGNIVIQKKKYNKQHIIPLENVTIESIQDEGDLRNGWLIKTPTKSFAVYAATATEKSEWMNHINKCVSDLISKSGKTPSNEHAAVWVPDSEATVCMRCQKAKFTPVNRRHHCRKCGFVVCGPCSEKRFLLPSQSSKPVRICDFCYDLLSTGEMPACQPVRSDSYSRSPKPPLNNISDDDDDDDSSD; translated from the coding sequence ATGGTGGATCGCTtggcaaacagtgaagcaaataccAGACGAATAAGCATAGTGGAGAACTGTTTTGGAGCCGCTGGGCAGCCTCTGACTATTCCTGGTCGTGTTCTGATAGGTGAAGGAGTCCTAACAAAGTTGTGTAGGAAGAAACCAAAAGCAAGGCAGTTCTTCTTATTCAATGATATTCTTGTGTACGGTAACATTgtcattcagaaaaaaaaatacaacaagcAGCACATCATTCCTTTGGAAAATGTGACTATTGAATCCATCCAGGATGAGGGGGATCTACGGAATGGATGGCTTATCAAGACCCCAACTAAATCTTTTGCAGTGTATGCTGCCACTgctacagaaaaatctgaatggATGAACCACATAAATAAATGCGTTTCTGATTTGATTTCCAAAAGTGGAAAGACTCCCAGTAATGAACATGCAGCCGTCTGGGTCCCTGACTCTGAAGCCACTGTATGTATGCGCTGCCAGAAAGCAAAGTTTACCCCTGTCAATCGTCGACACCACTGCCGGAAGTGTGGGTTTGTTGTGTGTGGGCCCTGTTCTGAAAAAAGGTTCCTCCTTCCAAGCCAGTCTTCCAAGCCTGTGCGGATCTGCGACTTCTGCTATGACCTCCTTTCTACTGGAGAGATGCCTGCATGCCAGCCAGTGAGATCGGACTCTTACAGTCGGTCACCGAAACCTCCTTTAAACAATATAtctgatgatgacgatgatgatgacagCAGTGACTAA